The Fusarium falciforme chromosome 8, complete sequence region GCGGGGACCGTGAGGGCCGAAGGCGATCCAGTAGGCTATTGAGACAGTTTGAGTTAGTTTTCTGAACGTGACGCAGCATCAAGGCAGGGGATGGGTCGTTTGATGGCTTGTCAGCCATGGCTCAGAGCCGAGGCCCACCAATCAGGGCCCCGAATTGAGGAAATTGGGTCTACATGATGCAATTGAGGCTCTCGGAGACTCAGATGCAAGGCTGAAGTGTGAAATGGACGGAGTTGTGGAGTGAATTGATGAATGACGAGGCTGATTGATGGACTGTGGTGATTTGGCgtgtggttgtggttggtggtgatgatgaccgCAGAGACTCGGCTACGCGGGAGGTATTTTCGTGGTGGAGGAGACAAGACAATTGTACGCaccggccttcttctcctggaGAGTCAGCTCCTTCCAGTTGACCTGCATGCGGTCACGCAGAGCCATCCAGAGGTCGGCCTGCTCCTGGAGAGGCATGCCCTCCCATCGCTTCTCGATGTTGGCGAGGGTCGGGTTGGAGATGGCGTGAGTCGACGCAGCTCGGGAGGCCAGGGCGGGCGAGCTGCGCACCAGGCTCTTGCGCAGCAGGTTGGAGGCCGGGGTGCGCAGCATGGTGGGCGAATTCGATCGAGGGACGAAGGACAGACGGAGAGACGAGGCGGAGGAAGCTCAATTGACGTCGTGAGCGGGTCGGGGAGGAGAGGTAGTTCGAGAGGTTCGCGAAGAAGGATGGGTTTATTGAGGAAAGAATTCGAGCATCCTGCAATCGTACGACCGTGCCCGCTGCCCGGGAGAGGTTCGGCTGGACGGGTGGTAGCCTGATTGGCTCGCCTTACGTTATGTGGATACGACATTCCGGAAAACCTCGCTAAGAAGAATCTCGGCCTTGGTTATTGGCTGGAGCTTCTGATCTGAGCAGACAAGACAATCAGCATCGGCATTGACAAGTCCATCATTGATAACGGTCTGTGGGTGATGGGAGTTGAAGGAGGATCCTCTATTTGGTTCCtatacctatttattatGTCTTTCTATGTATGCCAGATTGGAGATTATTCTATCCTCCTTCCACAATCCTCTCTTTGATCCTTGTACCCGGTTCCTACAGACGTCCCGTACCTTGCAACATCCATGCGATAAGATCCGGTTCCATCCTTAAAATCACTTGACTTTTATCCTCACTCAAAACTGGACATCAAACAGATTCCTACTTCGAATCTTCTCACCATACTTGATAAACACCAGCGGCACCGGGATCGCCGCCACTGCGATGAACGCCAGCAGCGATGTACCCCAACCGAGACCCAGCGTGTCGTACATCTTCCGACCAGCCAAGGGCAGCAGTGCTCCCACCAGCGAGCGGAACACGGTGCTAGCAGCTATGGCGGATGCGGCGTACTCCAAGTACGCATCGACCAGGTAGACCGAAATGCACATCTATCGAAAGAGATCAGTTACAGCTGCAAGCGCAACTAGTTGGTGGAGACCTACAAATACGGCAACCATGCCAGTGCCCAAGAAACCAGTTCCGATGATGGGAAGAATCCAGTGGTTGTTGTTCTCAGCAGACCATCCGAAAAGGAACAAGCCAGCCGGGATCAGGACACATGCGCCAGTCATGACCGGGAGTCGGTACTCTGGCTTGGACTCTCCACCATTCTTCTTAGTGAGATACCTCACGAGAGGATCGGATGTGGCTCCTGCAATAGCAAGACCTATCAATGAACCCACGCCAATACCGCAGTAGGTAAGGCCAACGGATCCGCTCGAGAAGCCGTATTGCCCCTCAAAGATCATGGGCATGGCAGTAAAGATGAGATACAGGTAACCGTAAATGATGGCCATGTATAGCGAGAGGAGAAATACGATGGGCGAGAAGAGCAGCATCTTGGTTGGGCGAACCATTGCCAAGCTGAACAACTCCTTGGTTGTGGTTCCCTTGTCCAGAGCAGACTTGAGCTTAGGGTTGCCAGTCTCCTTGCggagcttcttggtctttttCTCCAGCAAAGCATAGGCGTATGTCTCTCGCATGAAGATAAAGCCTGCCAGTGCAATCGCGCCGCTCTATTGGACATGTTAGCTTTGGTTTGGTCAAGCCCACAGTCAACTCACCACCATAGCCACCACCCAGAACGACCAACGCCAGCCTTTAGCCTCGGAGAGATATCCGCCAGCTATTCTTATTAGCGTTCACAGTCACCACGGTATGTGTTCAATATATACTCACCAATCGGTCCAACGACAGGTCCTAAGAGAGGTCCCAAAACCCATGACGACATAGCGGCTCCACGCTTCTCCTTGGAGATCATATCGGCCAGTGTTCCAGCTCCAAGTGTGAGCGGGCAGCAACCAGCAAGACCTGCGAGGAGTCGGAAAATAATCAGGCCCGCCAAGTTGGGAGCCTTGGCGCAAGCAATGTTGAAGACGACAAAGAGAACATTGCAGATGTTGTAAAGCGGAAGTCGACCGTACATTTCAGACAGGGGCGCAACAACCAATGGACCGAAACAGTACCCAAGAAGGTAAACGGAGACGATAAATGACGCCAGTTGCTGATTTGTTGAGTGGAACTCTCCCATCACTTGATCAATACTTGGCGCGAAAATAGACGAAGCCAACGGTCTACGGATAGTTAGAGGGGGTGGCCCTTGGTTGTTTGTCACGGCAGGATACCTACGTGACAAATGTGATGGATGAGACAAGCACAACTGTTattgtcttcttctttgccgacCAGTTTTGGGGATTGGCTGGGTCATCGGGGCCATCCCAGTCAACAATG contains the following coding sequences:
- a CDS encoding Cytochrome c oxidase polypeptide 5, mitochondrial, which encodes MLRTPASNLLRKSLVRSSPALASRAASTHAISNPTLANIEKRWEGMPLQEQADLWMALRDRMQVNWKELTLQEKKAAYWIAFGPHGPRAVDPPGTNARVAWGVVVGLAVSFGLFGLIRLAAKPVPYTMSQEYQEESNEFLKNQKSDPFTGITSPGYAGKGMVQSPPKGSS
- a CDS encoding MFS domain-containing protein, encoding MQSLVQLRQLLRETTDLVNLQLFNNMGHIDIEEQLAGAATPAPVLNDDEKYEKDLEDGSTSVDLEELAPRDPNIVDWDGPDDPANPQNWSAKKKTITVVLVSSITFVTPLASSIFAPSIDQVMGEFHSTNQQLASFIVSVYLLGYCFGPLVVAPLSEMYGRLPLYNICNVLFVVFNIACAKAPNLAGLIIFRLLAGLAGCCPLTLGAGTLADMISKEKRGAAMSSWVLGPLLGPVVGPIAGGYLSEAKGWRWSFWVVAMVSGAIALAGFIFMRETYAYALLEKKTKKLRKETGNPKLKSALDKGTTTKELFSLAMVRPTKMLLFSPIVFLLSLYMAIIYGYLYLIFTAMPMIFEGQYGFSSGSVGLTYCGIGVGSLIGLAIAGATSDPLVRYLTKKNGGESKPEYRLPVMTGACVLIPAGLFLFGWSAENNNHWILPIIGTGFLGTGMVAVFMCISVYLVDAYLEYAASAIAASTVFRSLVGALLPLAGRKMYDTLGLGWGTSLLAFIAVAAIPVPLVFIKYGEKIRSRNLFDVQF